The Treponema sp. J25 region CCCTACCACCCGACAGCCCCGCTCTGCCATGAGTTGTGCTACAAGAGAAGAATCGACTCCCCCGGACATGGCCACCGCCACCGTACTGCCCGGTTCAGGCAAGGGGAGCTCCCGTAAGGTATCAAGATACAACATAGTTGACCATTATAATCATATTCATATCTTTGCCAATAGGGAGGTGCAGTCGCTTCTGTAGCTATTACAAAGGGGCTTTTTCTTGTATTTCCAGGAATAAGCACTATACTTTACATAAAAGGAGGAACATCATGTCAAAAAAATATCTCCTTTTAGTAGACGATGAAGAAAACATCCTTCGGGCCCTTTCCAGGGAACTAGAGGATTGGATTGCAGAACGCCACATAGAGCTTCTCTTTGCTAATAACGGAAAGAAGGCCTTGGAAATTCTTAAAGAAAAGGGAAAAGAGACGGTACTTATTGTTTCGGATCTCAGAATGCCCGAAATGAAAGGTTCAGAACTTTTATTGCGAGTAAAAGAGGAATATCCTTTTATTGTATCGATTTTGCTAACCGGTTATTCAGAAATTGAAGAAATAATTAAATCAATAAAAGCGGGTATTTTTAGTTATATTCTTAAGCCCTGGGATTCGGACTATCTTCTTTCAGAAATAACGAAGGCATATGAATACGCAGAACTACAGCGAAGTCATCATCGTATTTTGTTACAAATGCAAGAGGAATTACGTTGGGCCGGCGAAATGCAACGGAATCTTTTGCGACCTAATCTCCCTGCCTCAGA contains the following coding sequences:
- a CDS encoding response regulator, with amino-acid sequence MSKKYLLLVDDEENILRALSRELEDWIAERHIELLFANNGKKALEILKEKGKETVLIVSDLRMPEMKGSELLLRVKEEYPFIVSILLTGYSEIEEIIKSIKAGIFSYILKPWDSDYLLSEITKAYEYAELQRSHHRILLQMQEELRWAGEMQRNLLRPNLPASEKVEFRVSYKPLVYCGGDYYDVITLSPDRYLILLGDVAGHGIRAAIITGILKAVIYPEYVRTSLTRTISPAHFLSWLNDRMNFELRRTTGILI